One window of the Camelus dromedarius isolate mCamDro1 chromosome 15, mCamDro1.pat, whole genome shotgun sequence genome contains the following:
- the POMC gene encoding pro-opiomelanocortin, with translation MLRLCRSRSGALLLTLLLQASMEVRGWCLESSQCQDLTTESNLLACILACKPDLSAETPVFPGNGDEQPLTENARKYVMGHFRWDRFGNRNGSSGGGAGQKREEEVAAGAGPGPRGDGAEPGPREGKRSYSMEHFRWGKPVGKKRRPVKVYPNGVEDESAEAFPLEFKRELAGERPEAALGPEAPAEGATAQAELEYGLVAEAEGAEKKDGGPYKMQHFRWGSPPKDKRYGGFMTSEKSQTPLVTLFKNAIIKNAHKKGQ, from the exons ATGCTGAGATTGTGCAGGAGCCGCTCGGGGGCCCTGCTGCTGACTTTGCTGCTTCAGGCCTCCATGGAAGTGCGTGGCTGGTGCCTGGAGAGCAGCCAGTGTCAGGACCTCACCACGGAAAGTAACCTGCTG GCGTGCATCCTGGCCTGCAAGCCCGACCTATCGGCCGAGACGCCCGTGTTCCCCGGCAACGGCGACGAGCAGCCGCTGACCGAGAACGCCCGGAAGTACGTCATGGGCCACTTCCGCTGGGACCGCTTCGGCAATCGGAacggcagcagcggcggcggcgcaggCCAGAAGCGCGAGGAGGAAGTGGCGGCGGGCGCCGGCCCCGGGCCCCGCGGCGATGGCGCCGAGCCGGGCCCGCGCGAGGGCAAGCGCTCCTACTCCATGGAGCACTTCCGCTGGGGCAAGCCGGTGGGCAAGAAGCGGCGCCCGGTGAAGGTGTATCCCAACGGCGTCGAGGACGAGTCAGCCGAGGCCTTCCCCCTCGAGTTCAAGAGGGAGCTGGCCGGGGAGCGGCCCGAGGCGGCGCTCGGCCCCGAGGCCCCGGCCGAGGGCGCGACCGCCCAGGCCGAGCTGGAGTATGGCCTGGTGGCGGAGGCCGAGGGGGCCGAGAAGAAGGACGGGGGCCCCTATAAGATGCAGCACTTCCGCTGGGGCAGCCCGCCCAAGGACAAACGCTACGGGGGCTTCATGACCTCGGAGAAGAGCCAGACGCCCCTGGTGACCCTGTTCAAAAACGCCATCATCAAGAACGCCCACAAGAAGGGCCAGTGA